The following proteins are co-located in the Spirosoma montaniterrae genome:
- a CDS encoding PqqD family protein: MQTAFAPDTRVRARTGQASSLLGQETILLNYEAGTYYELNETGSFIWSLLQNQQPVSVGELETRMLAEFDVEPAICGNELTTFLDDLLREEIIELV; the protein is encoded by the coding sequence ATGCAGACCGCATTTGCTCCCGACACACGAGTTCGAGCCAGAACAGGGCAGGCATCATCATTGCTGGGGCAAGAGACCATTTTGCTCAACTACGAAGCTGGTACGTACTACGAACTCAATGAAACAGGCAGCTTTATCTGGAGTTTGCTACAAAACCAGCAGCCAGTCAGCGTTGGCGAATTAGAAACCCGGATGCTCGCAGAATTTGACGTTGAGCCTGCCATATGCGGCAACGAACTGACAACGTTTTTAGACGATCTGCTTCGTGAAGAGATCATCGAACTGGTTTAA
- a CDS encoding lasso peptide biosynthesis B2 protein: MKRSSNWFKLRAIGWRKAGLLVKAFSVLLAYKSALFVFPFRYFITPHSTVRTNKPSVGQLNEVVWAVQVVSRRVPFGFTCLVQALSVRWLLRSHPAIELKIGVHKSETGQFTAHAWVEHNQQIIIGEQSDQAFTPILTWT; the protein is encoded by the coding sequence GTGAAGAGATCATCGAACTGGTTTAAACTCCGGGCCATCGGCTGGCGCAAAGCAGGGCTTTTAGTTAAAGCCTTCTCCGTGTTGCTGGCTTACAAGTCCGCGCTGTTTGTTTTCCCTTTCCGTTACTTCATCACTCCGCATTCGACGGTTCGAACTAACAAACCATCGGTCGGGCAGCTTAACGAGGTTGTGTGGGCGGTGCAGGTTGTTAGCCGACGCGTACCATTCGGTTTTACGTGTCTGGTGCAGGCACTGAGTGTGCGTTGGTTGCTGAGATCTCATCCGGCTATCGAACTTAAAATCGGGGTTCACAAAAGTGAGACCGGGCAGTTTACGGCCCATGCGTGGGTTGAACATAACCAGCAAATTATTATAGGCGAACAAAGCGATCAGGCATTTACGCCGATTCTGACATGGACGTAA
- a CDS encoding HPr kinase/phosphorylase gives MDVIRHFYSAYGLTIDSEVVLSPLAQISPAPADLFVRYAPITPGPASEPTKIYRAGMQARFAQDGPDRLWLFWPPSLSFMALDGRELLVDANADDPDWIALFTLSEAIGLILFQRGNFLLHGSAVNLSGQGVVFIGEPGAGKSTTAAAFAQQGHALISDDLVCIHIDAAGKPWLIPAFPQLKIWETTVNGLQVAKTHLTPVREGVNKYAWQESLAFASSAVPLSHIFVLQPPDSGRSEPQLLAPSQVPVGLLGHFPLADAMLQGEALRRYFEQSVQLARTVRVATLSRPENFDRLLAFVRGLPATL, from the coding sequence ATGGACGTAATCAGGCATTTTTATTCCGCTTATGGCCTGACAATCGATTCGGAAGTTGTACTGTCCCCGCTTGCGCAAATTTCGCCCGCTCCGGCTGATCTGTTTGTTCGGTATGCCCCGATTACACCCGGTCCGGCATCGGAACCAACTAAAATTTACCGGGCTGGTATGCAGGCCCGGTTTGCTCAGGACGGCCCTGACCGGCTGTGGTTGTTCTGGCCGCCATCGCTCTCATTTATGGCACTCGATGGCCGCGAATTACTCGTTGATGCCAACGCAGATGACCCCGACTGGATAGCGCTGTTTACGCTCAGCGAAGCCATTGGGTTAATCCTGTTTCAGCGAGGCAATTTCCTACTGCACGGCAGCGCGGTGAATCTGAGTGGGCAGGGGGTTGTTTTCATCGGCGAACCCGGCGCGGGTAAATCCACAACGGCGGCTGCCTTCGCTCAGCAGGGCCATGCACTCATCAGCGACGATCTGGTTTGTATTCATATCGATGCAGCCGGAAAACCCTGGCTTATTCCTGCCTTCCCACAACTGAAAATCTGGGAAACCACCGTCAATGGCCTTCAGGTAGCGAAAACGCATCTGACGCCCGTGCGCGAGGGTGTTAACAAATATGCCTGGCAGGAGTCGCTGGCGTTTGCGAGTTCGGCAGTGCCGCTGTCGCATATTTTTGTGCTACAGCCGCCGGATTCGGGCCGCAGTGAGCCACAGCTTTTGGCACCAAGTCAGGTTCCGGTTGGCCTGCTTGGGCATTTTCCGCTGGCCGACGCGATGCTACAGGGTGAAGCACTACGTCGGTATTTTGAACAGAGCGTACAATTGGCACGAACAGTTCGGGTAGCAACATTGAGTCGTCCCGAAAACTTCGACCGTTTGCTGGCTTTTGTTCGCGGCCTGCCTGCAACGCTATGA
- a CDS encoding nucleotidyltransferase family protein: MKPTPELQLLLLTCAFGESTERATQIRRFIQTESLDWPRVIALAERHRLTPFLYYWLRSESDIPAEIVGKLHNECRVIAADNLLKHHHYQTVKQFFNAHGIDHWPLKGIFLAHDVYPESSLRPTGDLDLVINHDDVIRCVTLLRQEGYHLNRKQSLYWQRSPRSVLTDWWEMSLFKPFSAGSQFDIDLHWGVAHIDHHYHLFKLPDLCRDPALLIEQQIVLLVVHHGVNNVWQHIFYLNDLYFLLQKTDLNWFWLLNELRQHDIDRVFLTGLNLCQRYWSLTLPDALLTDVRHERIQVMATACERRWDNPPVSLSRLVLVKLFFFLNAQTRFTRQLRALRTFVVSRIFVPSTFLVGNRMVYVPKELGFLSVIGRGFRSLYRLLVPPAKPV, encoded by the coding sequence ATGAAGCCCACGCCCGAACTTCAATTGCTGCTATTGACCTGCGCGTTCGGCGAATCGACGGAGCGGGCCACTCAAATTCGCCGGTTCATCCAAACCGAGTCGCTCGATTGGCCGCGTGTGATTGCGTTAGCCGAACGCCACAGACTTACCCCCTTTCTGTACTACTGGCTCCGGTCCGAATCTGACATTCCGGCTGAGATAGTCGGGAAACTGCATAACGAGTGCCGGGTAATTGCCGCCGACAATTTGTTAAAACACCATCATTATCAAACTGTTAAGCAATTTTTCAACGCTCACGGTATTGACCATTGGCCGCTGAAAGGCATCTTTCTGGCCCACGACGTGTATCCCGAAAGCAGCCTGCGCCCAACCGGCGATCTGGATTTGGTAATCAACCACGACGATGTAATTCGGTGCGTGACATTACTCCGGCAGGAAGGCTACCATCTGAACCGGAAACAAAGCCTATACTGGCAACGAAGCCCCCGATCCGTGCTGACTGATTGGTGGGAGATGAGTTTGTTCAAGCCGTTTTCAGCGGGTAGTCAGTTCGACATCGATCTGCACTGGGGCGTTGCACATATTGACCATCATTACCATCTGTTCAAGTTGCCTGATTTATGCCGCGACCCGGCTCTGCTCATCGAACAGCAAATCGTGTTGCTGGTGGTTCATCACGGCGTCAACAACGTCTGGCAGCATATTTTTTATCTGAACGATCTGTATTTTCTGCTTCAGAAAACCGATCTCAACTGGTTTTGGCTCCTGAACGAACTACGCCAACACGACATTGACCGCGTATTTCTGACTGGGCTAAACCTCTGCCAACGCTATTGGTCGCTCACGCTGCCCGACGCCCTGCTAACCGATGTTCGACACGAACGTATACAGGTCATGGCAACCGCCTGCGAACGCCGATGGGACAATCCGCCGGTATCGCTTAGCCGTCTTGTACTTGTCAAACTATTTTTTTTTCTGAATGCGCAAACCCGCTTCACCCGGCAACTGCGCGCCCTACGCACGTTCGTTGTGAGCCGGATTTTTGTACCCAGCACTTTTCTGGTCGGCAATCGTATGGTTTACGTGCCCAAAGAACTCGGCTTTTTGTCGGTCATCGGGCGTGGGTTTCGGTCGTTGTATCGGCTGCTTGTTCCGCCTGCAAAACCCGTTTAG